The Belonocnema kinseyi isolate 2016_QV_RU_SX_M_011 chromosome 1, B_treatae_v1, whole genome shotgun sequence genomic interval GAGAAAATATTGAGTTCAGCATTGCAGGAGTAAATTCTTTTATAGCCACAGTTCAAAAAGAATATAAAGCTTGGACAGCTGGACCAATGTGGGATATGCTGTTGGAACACGATTATGAAGATTACCAGCTCGATCTGTCACGGAAGAGTGATATGCTGGAGATGgttagaaatcttcaaaactcaCTTTTGTTTGGTGCGAAAGGTCCTTTGGAAATAACGGACGGTTTGCAGGGTACTTCTGATAAGTGGAATAAATTAAGGCAGCTTTTGATTACAGCTTCCAACATCAAAACATTTACGCTGCCAAAAACGAAGCAACAATTGTTTAACCTGGTGGAACAGCATTTGTGGAATGCGCCCACACCAATTTTTTCTCAGTCATTAGATTACGGAAGAATAAATGAGGACGTtgctaaaaaagaatttaaaaatgacaaaagaagCATGTCTTTTGAAATTCAGGATACCGATTTATGGGTGAATCCGAAGTACCCTGGATTGGGGGCATCGCCTGATGCTCTTGTTTACGACCCGGTCACAAAATCGTCTCCCTTCGGGCTATCGGAAATAAAATGCccaaaagtattagaaaatttgaaaccaacagaaatttataagttaaaaaagaccaattagtACGTTTTTGTTGCACTTTAGAAGGCGAAGAATTAGTCTTGAAACAGAGTAATGATTATTACTATCAGATCCAAACACAAATGATTGTAACGGAACGTACGTGGTGCGATTTCATGATTTGGACGCTTCTTGATTTTCATGTTCAGACGATAAATATTGATTATGAATTTGCCAAAAAAGTTACTGATGCTGCTATGCAGTTCCATACAAATATTTTAGCTCCACAATATTTCGAAATGCGTGTACCGAGGAAATTAATACCCTTTGATTTTTCGTTTCAAGACTGACTTCGCGTATCTAAAGTAGCACAAGGCAAAGCAAATCGAATCGTGCAATGTTATGTTGAACATTAGAtaccttaaacaatttattagaatAATTGTAAATGCATTTACGGAGGGAATTAGTAAGTTTACTTTTTCGTTACAAGACTGATTTGTCGTTCCATAATTAGTACAGGGCAAAGCAAATGGAATCttgcaatatttatttcaagttacatatatttaaacatttttaatcatatggAAGTAATGAAAGAATTATTACAAAAGAGAAATAACTGCAACATCCCTGATTAATGTACAACTTCACAGCAATTAAACTCATGTAATATTATGCATAAGATGTTAATAACACGAAATGCTACATCGACTGATTCcgcgttttgaaaaaaataaaagggcAAGCAATTATACTCGTGTGGTATTAAATTTAAGAGGTTACGTGTACTAAATGCTAAATGGACTGATTctgagtttcaaaaataaaaaaaaagcaatggAAGTCGTGTAACATCAAATTGAAGAcgttaattagttaattaatatttagcttacggcaaataacagaaaaaagtttgagagtaggaaaaaaagttttctgtgcatttgttgacctagaaaaagcttttgacaaggtagataNNNNNNNNNNNNNNNNNNNNNNNNNNNNNNNNNNNNNNNNNNNNNNNNNNNNNNNNNNNNNNNNNNNNNNNNNNNNNNNNNNNNNNNNNNNNNNNNNNNNggatcaatctgaaaaacctctatcccatccacacactactcctttcccctgccgagtgagtcacgcctaccccgaaagggaaatggcttaatggtgtaataaaaaaggTGTAGTATAATGTAATGGAGTGGTTTAAGCTCCCATTATGAGGCTGCAACTTTGGAGTAATGTTTATAGGTAGTAAGTTGTGATGTTGCACATATGTACCTGAAAGTGTAATCAATAAATCATTGGGCCTAACTTGTGCCagctttgttaaattaaaaaaggaatacaTTTTACTTTTAACTGTCACAACCTACCTCTTTTACTAAAGTACCTTTACgtaaagaaaaaagatcaaatattgaGAAAGATTGTTTTATTCCTCCATTTAATACATTTGAACTAGTAGGAGAGACGAACGAACGATTTACATTAGAAATTACGTGGGAAATAGTATGACAGACAAACGAACGTtcgacattaaaaattaaattagaaatagtACGAGAAACAAACGAACGACTGACATTAGACATTACCTTAGAAATAGTACGAGAGACTCGTCTGAGACGAATCGActgagtaaaatttaacgaaagcattcatttaacctatttttcacaaataaatctttttataacttataaattcgaagaatattcaaatctatatttatttataatttaataatttatttaaaattcttaaaaaacgcATCAATGATATCCTATTCTTATTctttattcaacgcttattaccggcttaataagaattatacAACTTAACCTTCATCATATACAATtggttcttgaaaatttacaagacatGCGCAAACAAACACTAATTGCGATATTATTCCTCTCATGCTTAATGGAATAGTCCTTTGTAAAATGCGAAACTGTTTTAGTCTACCCACTGCATGTTCAACGTAAATGCGTTCTTTAGCAACTTTCTTCGTTGCGATTTCCTCTTGTGCTGTAAAACGATTTCTTTGTCTAAGGAATGGTGGTATGTTCAGAGATGCGCCTACACTTTCGACAAGGTCTTCGATAGTAAAGCCTCTATCTGCAAGAACAACGTCGCCGGGTTGTAAAACATCTACTAGTTTAGATTTAATGACGATTTCGCGATCTGAAATTGCCCCTTCATAAACGTCAGAAAGAAAACTTATGGCACCGTTCGGAGTACAGCCAAGTAAAACTTTAAATGTCGTATGACCTTTATACTGTGAATACAAATTTCCTTGATGCTCAAAATTTGCGGGTGCCTCACAAAAGAATTCAGTACAGTTTAAAATAACTCTAAGGTTTTTAAAGTTTCGAAACATTTTCGGTAAATATTTTGCTACTTGCCGGCGACTGGCAAACATTTTTGGCCTTAATCTTGTCGAAAAATGCAGATACAAACATTGGATCCATGTAATATTTATAGAGCTCAATAGCCCAACACTAACTTCAAACCGGTATGACATGTCTTCGAGAAGTAACCCACATCTTAAGCGAGTAAGAACAAGAATTAATTCCTGCAAAGGTGTTAATTTACGTTTCGCTTTGTGTTTTTCGTTAGCATTACTTTTACGACTCGAACCCCAGTAATTTAAACTATTCGCGACATCGCCGATGAACGACATTATAACCGTGATGTACTTAAAATGTAAACCTGTGTATAAAAGACATTTATCATTATCGTTTCTTAAAGAATCTTCGAATCGCTGAGCAGGAGACTTTGAAATTTCTCGAATCAATCGCTTTGATGTCTGAATGCCTGTAGATCTAAC includes:
- the LOC117181626 gene encoding uncharacterized protein LOC117181626, whose amino-acid sequence is MEEDNTMPIFVKKKRVGAHKSCCYGLCKSGSRSKASCIELCNFYFISFPKPCLQFRKGEINNKSIRFHLQMCEACMKCNKWVKLCGRKDSKFKSIRNVTKDTYICSLHFFGESGPTEEYPDPIECRPKTIKEKTQKSRRSLEQKYQRFSLKSEESISSIGSSCFTGEEKSRETNSTDVEFEEVKAFRDPEPNFSTEMQSMDMESKSNDRGQAFSSAGTQTNFETLQELQGMESTTDSKIIISVSVGTQTDFEDFDESKVVESQSTMKVPKVRSTGIQTSKRLIREISKSPAQRFEDSLRNDNDKCLLYTGLHFKYITVIMSFIGDVANSLNYWGSSRKSNANEKHKAKRKLTPLQELILVLTRLRCGLLLEDMSYRFEVSVGLLSSINITWIQCLYLHFSTRLRPKMFASRRQVAKYLPKMFRNFKNLRVILNCTEFFCEAPANFEHQGNLYSQYKGHTTFKVLLGCTPNGAISFLSDVYEGAISDREIVIKSKLVDVLQPGDVVLADRGFTIEDLVESVGASLNIPPFLRQRNRFTAQEEIATKKVAKERIYVEHAVGRLKQFRILQRTIPLSMRGIISQLVFVCACLVNFQEPIVYDEG